A genomic window from Ananas comosus cultivar F153 linkage group 22, ASM154086v1, whole genome shotgun sequence includes:
- the LOC109727683 gene encoding uncharacterized protein LOC109727683, producing MPPWNVRFSTVVSYGDSSLSAQYASINHRSGTIRTFVIVPQRWFPLCTDLGAGLGAGFPGLQFGLGISAGCGIGLDFGYGLGKGFAYDDKKKYSNVGKLFQDAANLPS from the exons ATGCCACCGTGGAATGTACGCTTCTCTACAGTCGTTTCCTATGGAGATAGTTCCCTCTCTGCACAGTATGCCTCCATCAACCACAGATCTGGAACCATACGCACCTTTGTTATCGTTCCTCAAAGATGGTTCCCTCTCTGCACAGATCTTG GTGCAGGACTAGGGGCTGGATTTCCTGGCTTACAATTCGGCCTTGGTATTAGTGCTGGTTGTGGTattggtttggattttggttacgGCCTAGGAAAAGGATTTGCTTATGATGATAAGAAGAAGTATTCAAATGTCGGCAAACTATTTCAAGATGCAGCAAATCTGCCATCTTAG
- the LOC109726947 gene encoding dehydration-responsive element-binding protein 1C-like: MEFFSGGGGESSSPSTSASAETGEYATVSSAPPKRPAGRTKFRETRHPVYKGVRRRGAAGRWVCEVREPNKKSRIWLGTFPTAEMAARAHDVAAIALRGRSACLNFADSATLLPIPPSYATTRDIQRAAAEAAEAFRPPEFSPNSPAAATTPPSDADGMSEFYANNAAGGGGSGSGGNVNVNVIGGGGGGGDEGFSGWMSYDDLDAGMYYASMAEGWFVEPPTSRDGGHSNWDEGDGGCDE; encoded by the exons ATGGAGTTCTTCAGCGGAGGTGGCGGCGAATCGAGCTCACCGTCGACATCGGCGTCGGCGGAGACGGGGGAGTACGCGACGGTGTCGTCGGCGCCGCCGAAGCGGCCCGCGGGGCGGACGAAGTTCCGGGAGACGCGGCACCCGGTGTACAAGGGGGTGCGGCGGCGGGGCGCGGCGGGGCGGTGGGTGTGCGAGGTTCGGGAGCCGAACAAGAAGTCGCGGATCTGGCTCGGCACCTTCCCGACGGCCGAGATGGCCGCCCGGGCCCACGACGTCGCCGCCATCGCCCTCCGCGGCCGCTCCGCCTGCCTCAACTTCGCCGACTCCGCGACGCTCCTCCCCATCCCGCCCTCCTACGCCACCACCCGCGACATCCAGCGGGCCGCCGCCGAGGCCGCCGAGGCCTTCCGCCCTCCGGAATTCAGCCCCAATTCGCCCGCCGCAGCGACTACGCCCCCGTCCGACGCGGACGGAATGTCGGAATTTTACGCGAACAATgctgccggcggcggcggcagcggcagcggcggcaacGTCAACGTCAACGTCatcggtggcggcggcggcggcggcgacgaaggGTTTAGCGGGTGGATGAGCTACGACGATTTGGACGCGGGGATGTACTACGCGAGCATGGCCGAGGGGTGGTTCGTGGAGCCGCCGACGTCGCGCGACGGAGGGCATAGTAACTGGGACGAGGGAGACGGCGGCTGCGATGAG TGA